The Chloroflexota bacterium DNA window TTCTCTTTCAATGCGCCGCCCTGCATCGTCATGCCGGCGAACCGCCTGCTCTGTGCCTTGATACGGGGCAGGTATCCGGCAGCGCCAAGGCAACACCCTAATGCCGCGCCGCGAGACCCCCTGCCATTTCCCTCTTGCGCTACTGCAGCATACCTCCTTACCTTACCCCCATGGGTTCTTCATGCTGCGACAACGTGAATTGTTCCTCCGTACCCACGGTGACGGAAAGCTCCGCAAATATCCGTGAATTGTTACGAAAAACAATTCATATGCAAAGACGGCAATTTTGGATAGGAATTGATTTCCATATAGAGGGTTGTTCGTCCTGAGGGACACCGAGGGGCAAGCCCTCGCCCATGTAGGTGCAGGCGTGCGCAATATGGCCGGGCTAGGACTCCTTGGCCGTGAGGGGCTTGAAGAAGCTGTGCAGGAATGAGTGCGTGTGCGCCCATGCATGGGCGCGCTTGAGGCCCGCGCTGGGGATGATTTCGCCGGCATTGGTGATCTTGACGGCCTGGTGCCGCGGCCCCGGTGACAGCGGCGCGATGGCAGGAAACTCGACCTCGCAGCCGAGGCCGTTCAGGAAGCTCTTCAGCCCGTCATAGCCCTTGGTCGACATGTTCGGCGCGACGTAGATGAAGAACTCGCTGGAGCCGTCCACCTCGTCGAAGTGCTCGCTGCCGTTGCCGCCCATGCGCTGGCGGCGCGCCTTCCTGTCGTACCCGGGGCCCCTGGCGTCGAGGGTCACGTTGCCTCCTTGCTGTGGCAATGCCTGGATTCTACCGTCGCGTCGATGGCCGTTCAACAGTCTGGATGCTGCCGTTCGTCCTTCGATTTCCCTCAGGGCGAACGGGCGGGCGGTGCGAGACGCTTCCGCATCATGATGTGCTCGATGCCGGCTTCCTCGAAGGGCTCACCCTCCTCCGCGTAGCCGTGCGTGAGGTAGAAGGCCGTCACGTAGCGCTGCGCGTGGAGGGTGACTTCGACGGCCCCCACGGCGGCGGCAGCATCCTCCAGGAAGTGCAGCACCCGCCCGCCGATGCCCTGCCGGCGGACGTCGGCGCGGACGGCCATGCGGCCTACACGGGCCTCGCCGCCGTCGAGCATCGCGAACCGCCCCGTGCCGACGGCCGCGCCTTCCGCCCACGCCAGCGCCAGGCAGGCCGTCTCGTCGAGCTCGTCGCTCTCCAGCTTCGGCGGCACGCCCTGCTCCTCCACGAACACCTGCCAGCGCAGGGCATGCAGGGCGTCGAGGTCCTCGGGGGTGGCGGCACGCCGCACGTCGACTTCCGGCACCGTTGGCCTCCATGAATTAGTACAGCCATCGTAGCGGAGGGGGCGGCTGTGGGCAACGCTTCGCGCTGGCCCGCGCACCGCCCGTCGACTATCATGGCGCCACGACAGGTGCGGAAGGGAGCAGACATGGCGGACGTGAAGATACGGCTCGGGTTCGGCATTGGCGCGTGGCCCTTCGGGGAACGCACCGCCGGACGCTTCTTCCACTTCGTCGACCGGTGCGAGGAGTGGGGCGTGGACTCGCTCTGGTTCAGCGACCGCATCGTCGGGTCGGGCGGCACGCTGGAGCCGGTGGTCACCATGGCGGCGCTGAGCGGCCGCAAGGGGATGATGAAGTTCGGCACCAACGCGCTGATCATGTCCGTCCGCCATCCCGTGCTCATGGCCAAGGAACTCGCGACCCTCGACTTCCTCTCCGAGGGCCGTCTTCTGCTCGTGGCAGGCCTCGGAGGCGAGGACCCGCTGGAGTACGAGGCGCTCGGCGCGAGCAAGCCGCAGCGCGCCCGCCGCACCGACGAGGCGCTGGAGGCGCTGCGGCTGCTGTGGTCGCAGGACAAGGCTTCCTTCGAGGGGCGCTACTACAGCTTTACGGATTTGACCGTGACGCCGAGGCCCGTGCAGCAGCCCGGCCCGCCCATCTGGATCGGCGGGCGGAGCGACGCCGCGATGCGCCGCACCGGCCGCCTCGGCGACGGCTGGCTGCCCTCCGCCATCACGCCGGGGGAGTGCGCGGTCGGCATCGCGGCCATCAACGGCTACGCCGCCGAGGCGGGCCGCGAGATCCCCGGCGACCACTTCGGCGTGTCCATTACGTGCGCCGTCGCGGAATCGCCGGAGGAGGCGCGGGAGCTGACGGCCTCGGCGCTGCCACGCCGCCGCGACGACGTGGCGCTCGAGGACTACTCGGCGATGGGCACGCCGGAGCAGATCATCGCCAAGCTGCGAGAGTATGTGGACGCGGGCATCACCAAGTTCGTGCTGCGGCCGCCGGGACCGCCGAACGTATGGATGCGGCAGGCGGATCTGCTCGCCCGCGAGGTCATCGCGCCGATGCAGACGCCGTTCAGCGAGTCCGAGGTGCGGGAGCGGATGGGCGCGCGGTAGTCGGGCGTCAGTCCTCTATCTGGATACGCAGGCGCTTGTTGATGCGGCCTTTGCTCTCATGGCCGACGATGCGGATGCGGCCGACATCACGGGTGTTGGCGAGGTGGGTGCCGCCGTCGGCCTGCAGGTCGAGGCCTTCGATCTCCACGACGCGCACTTCCTCGATGCCCGCCGGCAGCAGGTTGATCTTGGTGCGGATGAGGTCGGGGATGGACATCGCCTCGTCGCGCGGGAGGATACGTTGCGTGATGGGCCGGCCCTCGGCGACCTCTTTGTTGACGAGCTCCTCAACCTCTTCGGCGAACGTTGCCGTCATGTGCTCGAACTCGAAGTCCATGCGCGCGGCGAGGGGCTGCATGTCGCCGCCGGTGACCTGCGCGCCGTAGTCCCGCCAGATGACGCCGCACAACACGTGCAGCGCCGTGTGCGTCCGCATGAGGTTGTGCCGCCGCTCCCAGTCGATGACGCCCGTTACAGCGTCGCCGACGGCAGGTGTGCCGCCTTCGAGCTGGTGCACGACTGCGCCGTCCTTACGCTCAACCTTCGTGACCCGCCACGTGTGCCCGCCGGCCGACAGCGTTCCGACGTCGTTGGGTTGGCCGCCGCCGCCGGGGTAGAAGGCGGTGCGGTCCAGCACCACGCCGTCGTCACGCACCTCGGTGACCGTGGCCTCAAAGGTCTGGATGTAGCTGTCCTGGTGGTAGAGCGCTTCCGTCACGCGTCCCTCCGTCGCGATTAGCCGTCCACGTGGCGGCCGTACTTGTCGTCGATCCGCACGATATCGTCCTCGCCGAGGTAGTCGCCCTGCTGCACCTCGATGATGTCGAGCGGACCGCTGCCCTGGTTCTCGATGCGGTGCACGGTTCGCACGGGGATGTCGACCGAACCGCCCTCGCCGAGGGTGAACACGTCGTCGCCGCGAGTGACCGTCGCCTCTCCGCGCACGACCACCCACCGCTCGGCGCGATGGTGGTGCCACTGGAGCGACATTGCCGCGCCGGGGTGCACGGTGAGCCGCTTCACCTGGAAGCCGGGGCCGCTGTCCACAACGCTGAACGTGCCCCACGGCCGGTGCACGTGCGGGTATGACTCCGGCTCCGTACGGCCGGCTTCTCCGAGCGATTCCACCACCTGTTTGACCTCCTGTACGCGGTCTTTGTGTGCGACGAGCACGGCGTCCGCCGTCTCCACGACAACGATGTCCTCCAGTCCCACGCCCGCCAACAGGCGCCGCCGTGAGACCAGCAACGAGTTCTTGGTGTCCCGCAGGAAGACGTCCCCCTGCGTCCGGTTGCCCTGCGCGTCCCGGCTGCCCATCTCCCACACGGCCGTCCACGCGCCCACGTCCGACCATCCGACGTCCAGCGGCACCACCGCGTAGCGCGACTGCTTCGCCGCCGCCTCTCTGCCCGCGCGCTCCATGACGGCGTAGTCGATGGACTCGCTGGGGCACGATGACCATGCTTCGCTTTCGGGACGCACGAAGGGCTCGGCCCGCTGCGCGCCCGCCATGGCGCCGGCGCACGCGGCGGCGATGTCCGGGCGGCTGCGCTCCAACTCCTCGATCCATAGGGCCGCGGGCATGAGGAACATGCCGCTGTTCCAGAGATACTCGCCGGAGTCGAGGAAGGTCTGCGCAGTCTTGGCGTCCGGCTTCTCCACGAACTGTACGAGCTCGAGCGCCGCGCCCTCGACGGCCGCGCCGGTGCGAATGTAGCCGTAGCCTGTCTCGGGCGAGTTTGGCGTCACGCCGAATGTGACGAGGCTGCCTCTTGACGCAACCTCTGCCCCGGCGAGGACCGCGGCGCGGAAGGCCTCGACATCGCCGATGGCGTGATCGGCGGGCATGGCCAGCAGCAGCGTCGGGCCGTCCGGCGACGCTTGTGCCGCCTCGTGAGCCGCCAGCGCCAGCGCGGGCGCGGTGTTGCGGCCCTGCGGCTCGAGAACCACGGCCAGCGGCTCGATCCCGGCTTCGCGGAGCTGGTCAAGCACGAGGAAGCGGTGGGACTCGTTGCAGACGACGATGGGGGGCTCGCAGCCGTCGAGGCCGACGAGCCGGAGCGCGGTCTCCTGCAAGAGGGAACGCTCGCCCATGAGGGGGAGGAACTGCTTGGGCATGTCCTGGCGAGACAGGGGCCAGAGCCGGCTGCCCGAACCGCCGGCAAGGATTACCGGCTGTAGGCGCATCCGCCCCTCCTGGAGCTTTCCGCAGCGGGTGTCATTGCCGTACCAGTATACAGAATCGGCGCAGACGGCGGGGATGGAAAGGCATCAAAACAAACGGCATCCTTGTAGGTGGCCCTCAGCCATTGTTCCTGGAACAATTCATAGCTGTTCCCCATGGATTGTTCCTGAAACAATCCCTAGCTGAGGTAGGCTTGTTTGGGAAACAATGTGTAGCTGTATGGCGGGGACTCAGATACACATTGAATTGTTGCACTTTTTCATGCCTCCCGCTCTAACTCCTCTCAACCTTCCGGTACACTCCACTTTCGTTGCAAATGCCAGCGTAGCTTTCAGCGCCAAGGAGGGGCAAGGAGGATGTGGCAGGGTGACCGGCAGGGTTGCGCCTATTCCAGCGTCGTCACCGCCATGGAGCCGACGGCCACGGTCGGCAGAGCGTCGCAGATGACGCTCCACGTAGCGCCCCGGTCAGCGCTCGAGTAGATGACGCCTTGGTCCGTGCCCGCGAAGACACGGTTGGCGTCCGAGGGGTCCCACGCAAGAGCGACGACCATGTTCTCGTCGGCGCCGAGGTTTTCCAAACGTGTCCACGACTGCCCGCCGTCGGTGGAACGCACGGCCTGCGCCTCCTTGCGGCGGGCGCTGCTCGCGACGCCCGCGATGACCAGGTTGTGGTCATCGGGCGACGGCACGATGGGGATGTTGTGACGGCGCTCGAGGCCCTCGCCGATGTCCAGCCAGGTGTCGCCGCCGTCATCGCTGCGGTATGGGCCGTGGGCAGTCGCGGCGTAGACCGTTCTCGGCAGCGACGGGCTTGCGATGAGCTTGTGGACGTCCGGGTGGGCGCCCTGCAGGTGCTCCCACGTGTCACCGCCGTCGCAAGAGCGAAGGATGCCGCCGACCTCGATTCCCGCGTACAGGACGTCGGGGTCTTCAGGCGAGAGGCAGAGCGAACGGACGTGGGCGTGGCGGCCCTCCCAGTGGAAGGTCCACTCGTCGGAGCCTGGCACCTCGCGGAAGGCCGAGCACTCCTCCCAGGTCTCTCCGCCGTCGGACGTGCGGTAGACGGTCGCGGGCTCGCTGCCGACGTAGACGCGGTCCGGGTCGCCGGGGTGGACGGTGACGCTGTGGGCGTGGTCGGTCGGGTAGGCCGAGAGCTGTCGCCACGTCAGCCCGCCGTCGTCGCTGCGGTGGACGCCGGCCTCGTAGGCGACGAGGTACGCTCGCTGCGGGTCAGACGGCGCGACTGCCACCTTGGCCGCCGCGTGGTCGAGGGGCGAGACTGGCCCCTGTGTCCAAGAGCCGCCGTCGCTCGAGAGGGTGGTCACGCCGTCATGCATGCCTACAAGTAGTCGCGTTGTCGCCATTTCACTTGCTCCTTTTCCGTTGGCTGCGCCCATTATACGGAAGGGCGTCCGGCACTGCGAGCCGCCGTTTGTCCTTCGATTTCCCTCAGGACGAACGAGCGCTCGCTTAGTGCGTCTCGAAGATATCCTGGTACTCGGCCACCTTGGTGACTAGCGCGTCACGCTCTGCCGCCGTCGGGTTGCGCGGGTCGGCGGCGCGCGGCATCCGGCCGAGCTTCATCATCGCGGCGATCAGGAGCAGCCGCGCCTTGTTGGCGTCGAGGTTGCTGCCCTCGATGAAGGCGTCGTTTGGGTTGCTGGGTACGCGGCCGCCGGGGTCGGCGCGGCCGACCTTGACGACGGGCAAGCCGCTGTACGCCGCGAGGGTGAGGGCGGCGACCTGCCCCTCGGTGCCGAACCCGTACGGCGACGCGCCCTCGAGCACGAAGCCGTGCAGCTTGCACGAGGCTACGTCGGCGCTGTTGCGCTCGGCGAGGCCCTGTTCGATGCGGGCGAGGACGTCGACCTCCGTGTCCGCGGAGCCCTCCACGTCCGCCTGCATGTACGCGCCGTACTTAACGATGTGCACCTTGGGAATCACGTGGCCGAGGAGCGCGCCGTCCCCGTCCTTGATGTCGATGCCCGTCGTCGAGGCGTCCCCGGCGGCGTCGAGGAACTCCAGCCGCGAGGGCAGCGCCGTCAGCTTGACGGAGGACGAGGATGTGTGGCGGTAGTTGGGGCGGTACCAGACCGTCACCGGCGGGCCCACGCTGCCGAGGATGCCGCCGTGGCCGCCCGTCGCCTTGTAGTTGCCGGGGCGGTCGTCCGCCTTTTTGAACTCGCGGCTGGCGAAAAGCTGCTCGTCGAGCACGCCCACGGCGCCGACGCCATTCCCCTGCCCGGAGAGGATGTAGTCGACGGCGTCGACGAGGTTGCGGTCGCCGTCGTTGGCGAGCTGCCCGTGGGGCCGCTGCGACGCCGCGCCCGCGATGGGCAGGTCCGTGTCGACGAGCAGGTTGAGCCAGTAGAGCGTCTCCTCGACGGTCGGGCTGCCCTCCAGCCAGAGGCCGCCCGCATACTCGCCGGTGGCGAGGGTGGCGTTGACCATGTTCGCGGCCCGCGCGAGGCCCGCGCTGGTGGGGAACTTGCTGTACGGCGGGCCGCCACTGGCGAAGAAGTCGACGCCGGGGACCTCGCCCTTCTGCGTGTAGCCGGAGGGCGGGAGCACGCGGATAAAGTCGTAGTCCGCGCGGGTGTCGAGGGCGTTGCCCGTGCCGCCGTCGTGGCGGCCGCTGATGGTGCGGTCGATGTCGGCGAAGACGCGCGACGCGTCGGGGTAGTGGTGCTGCCGGCCGTCCTCGCCGGGGCCGCTGCCGAAGGGAGCGCCGTTCGGCGAGCCGTCGTTGCGGCGGGCCATGTACGGCAGCAGGTAGGGACCGTCCTCGGGCCGCAGCTCGACCTCGTAGTAGTCGAGGCCGTTGTCGTGGTAGAGGCGCTGGGCGTCCTCCTCGAGCGGGTGCGCGGTCCACTTCCGGATGCGCACCGTGACGGGTTCGTGCAGGAGCTGGCCGACGAGATGATCGAAGCGGCCGGAGAGCAGGGGCTCGCCGGGCAGCCGCGCCTTGTTGCTCGTCACCAGCGGCGGCGAGTTGGTGACGGTGGCGCGCGGGCCGGAGAAGACGGCAATCTTCGGCTTTGGCATGACATCCTCCGGGCGGGAATGGCGCTATGGTACTCGCGAAGCCGAGGCGCCGAAAGGCCTGTCGCCTGAACGGTGTATCATGGCCGAGACTCGAACTGACGGAGGGATTCCCATGACCACGCAGGAAAACCGCCACCCGACCGGCGGCCACCACGACTGGCACTCGCAGGAGTACGTGGACCACTGGATCAACTACGACCTGACGCGCGACGGCGAGCGGCGGCCCATCCTGAGCGACATGATGCAGCACGCGCCCTTTCCGGCAGACGCGGCAGTCGAGGTGATCGACATTGGCGCGGGCTACGGAGTGGTGGCGGAGGAGGCGCTGAAGGCGTTCCCCAACGCGCGGGTCACGCTGCTCGACTACTCGGCGCCGATGCTGGAACACGCGCGGCAGCGGCTCGCCGCCTACGCGGACCGGACGGAGTTCGTGACGGCGGACCTGTCGACGCCCACGTGGACGGAGGGGTTGGTGCACCGTTTCGACCTGGCGGTCTCCGGGCTGGCGCTCCACAACCTCGCGAACGAGAGGCACTTCCAGGACATGTACAAGGAGACGTTCAGCGTGCTGCGGGCCGGCGGAGCGTTCCTCGATTACGACCTCGTGAGCTTCACAGGCGGCCTCGACGCGCACTTGCAGTGGCTGCTCGACGCGGGATTCGGCACGGCGACGAGCCCGTGGAACGGCGGCACGCCCGCGGTGCTCGTTGCGACGATGCTGCGGAACTAGCCGCTGTAGGTCTCCTGGCGCAGCGTGTTGCCCTGCACCTGCAGGTACTCCGAAATGGTCATGTTCGGTTTGTGGTTGGCCTTGATTGCATTCGCGCCCGTCGCGCCGTCGGCGAGCAGGTCCACGACCGTGAGAGCCATCGCCTTGGCCGCGTTCAGGACGGCGTTGTCCCAGTCCTCGATGAGGTAGTCGACGCCGTGCCCTGAACCGACGGCGCCGCTGACGTACGGGTGGATGGTCGGCATGACCTGCCCGACGTCGCCCATGTCCGTCGAGCCAGTGCGGTGTCCGGCGCGGCCGACGTGCTCCTCTCCCACGACCGACGCGGCGTTTGCGCTGTAGACGGACATCATGCCGTCGTCGTTGCGCATGGGCATGTAGCCGGGCAGCGTCGTGATCTCCACCTCCGCGCCGACGGCCATCGCGGCGGCCCGCAACGCCCGGTCAACCTTCATGTCGGCGTCGGCGATGGCTGCGAGGTTGTTGCCGCGCACGAAGGTTTCCATGCGCACGTCGGCGGGCACGGAGTTCACGGACGCGCCGCCTCGTGTGATGATCGGGTGTACGCGCACGGTGTCCTTGTCCTGGAACGTCTCCCGCTGGGCGTGGATGGCGGAGAGGGCGAGCATCGCGGCGTTGAGCGCGTTCACGCCCATGTGCGGCGCGCCGCCGGCGTGGGCGGCTCGGCCCTGGTACTGGATGAACTTGGCGATCATGCCGTTGTTGGTCGACGAGAGCGCCAGCTTGCCCTCGTTCGGCGTACTGGAGGTGTGCGTCATCATCGCGAGGTCGATGTCGTCGAACT harbors:
- a CDS encoding YCF48-related protein, whose translation is MATTRLLVGMHDGVTTLSSDGGSWTQGPVSPLDHAAAKVAVAPSDPQRAYLVAYEAGVHRSDDGGLTWRQLSAYPTDHAHSVTVHPGDPDRVYVGSEPATVYRTSDGGETWEECSAFREVPGSDEWTFHWEGRHAHVRSLCLSPEDPDVLYAGIEVGGILRSCDGGDTWEHLQGAHPDVHKLIASPSLPRTVYAATAHGPYRSDDGGDTWLDIGEGLERRHNIPIVPSPDDHNLVIAGVASSARRKEAQAVRSTDGGQSWTRLENLGADENMVVALAWDPSDANRVFAGTDQGVIYSSADRGATWSVICDALPTVAVGSMAVTTLE
- a CDS encoding asparaginase domain-containing protein, which produces MPKPKIAVFSGPRATVTNSPPLVTSNKARLPGEPLLSGRFDHLVGQLLHEPVTVRIRKWTAHPLEEDAQRLYHDNGLDYYEVELRPEDGPYLLPYMARRNDGSPNGAPFGSGPGEDGRQHHYPDASRVFADIDRTISGRHDGGTGNALDTRADYDFIRVLPPSGYTQKGEVPGVDFFASGGPPYSKFPTSAGLARAANMVNATLATGEYAGGLWLEGSPTVEETLYWLNLLVDTDLPIAGAASQRPHGQLANDGDRNLVDAVDYILSGQGNGVGAVGVLDEQLFASREFKKADDRPGNYKATGGHGGILGSVGPPVTVWYRPNYRHTSSSSVKLTALPSRLEFLDAAGDASTTGIDIKDGDGALLGHVIPKVHIVKYGAYMQADVEGSADTEVDVLARIEQGLAERNSADVASCKLHGFVLEGASPYGFGTEGQVAALTLAAYSGLPVVKVGRADPGGRVPSNPNDAFIEGSNLDANKARLLLIAAMMKLGRMPRAADPRNPTAAERDALVTKVAEYQDIFETH
- a CDS encoding alanyl-tRNA editing protein, whose protein sequence is MTEALYHQDSYIQTFEATVTEVRDDGVVLDRTAFYPGGGGQPNDVGTLSAGGHTWRVTKVERKDGAVVHQLEGGTPAVGDAVTGVIDWERRHNLMRTHTALHVLCGVIWRDYGAQVTGGDMQPLAARMDFEFEHMTATFAEEVEELVNKEVAEGRPITQRILPRDEAMSIPDLIRTKINLLPAGIEEVRVVEIEGLDLQADGGTHLANTRDVGRIRIVGHESKGRINKRLRIQIED
- a CDS encoding class I SAM-dependent methyltransferase produces the protein MTTQENRHPTGGHHDWHSQEYVDHWINYDLTRDGERRPILSDMMQHAPFPADAAVEVIDIGAGYGVVAEEALKAFPNARVTLLDYSAPMLEHARQRLAAYADRTEFVTADLSTPTWTEGLVHRFDLAVSGLALHNLANERHFQDMYKETFSVLRAGGAFLDYDLVSFTGGLDAHLQWLLDAGFGTATSPWNGGTPAVLVATMLRN
- a CDS encoding LLM class flavin-dependent oxidoreductase, which gives rise to MADVKIRLGFGIGAWPFGERTAGRFFHFVDRCEEWGVDSLWFSDRIVGSGGTLEPVVTMAALSGRKGMMKFGTNALIMSVRHPVLMAKELATLDFLSEGRLLLVAGLGGEDPLEYEALGASKPQRARRTDEALEALRLLWSQDKASFEGRYYSFTDLTVTPRPVQQPGPPIWIGGRSDAAMRRTGRLGDGWLPSAITPGECAVGIAAINGYAAEAGREIPGDHFGVSITCAVAESPEEARELTASALPRRRDDVALEDYSAMGTPEQIIAKLREYVDAGITKFVLRPPGPPNVWMRQADLLAREVIAPMQTPFSESEVRERMGAR
- a CDS encoding amidohydrolase, which codes for MPTREDLKRSVAEEIDRRGEELVHVAKTILEHPEAGFREHKTAAVVDRVMGEMGVQRRTGIAITGVKGHLEGGAGPGPTVGVMGELDSLLVPGHPHADPSTGAAHACGHHAQIAMMLGVGMGLQAPGVLDSLTGRVALIAVPAEEYIEIEYRNELRQQGKLEFLAGKAEFLRLGEFDDIDLAMMTHTSSTPNEGKLALSSTNNGMIAKFIQYQGRAAHAGGAPHMGVNALNAAMLALSAIHAQRETFQDKDTVRVHPIITRGGASVNSVPADVRMETFVRGNNLAAIADADMKVDRALRAAAMAVGAEVEITTLPGYMPMRNDDGMMSVYSANAASVVGEEHVGRAGHRTGSTDMGDVGQVMPTIHPYVSGAVGSGHGVDYLIEDWDNAVLNAAKAMALTVVDLLADGATGANAIKANHKPNMTISEYLQVQGNTLRQETYSG
- a CDS encoding mannose-1-phosphate guanylyltransferase/mannose-6-phosphate isomerase; translated protein: MRLQPVILAGGSGSRLWPLSRQDMPKQFLPLMGERSLLQETALRLVGLDGCEPPIVVCNESHRFLVLDQLREAGIEPLAVVLEPQGRNTAPALALAAHEAAQASPDGPTLLLAMPADHAIGDVEAFRAAVLAGAEVASRGSLVTFGVTPNSPETGYGYIRTGAAVEGAALELVQFVEKPDAKTAQTFLDSGEYLWNSGMFLMPAALWIEELERSRPDIAAACAGAMAGAQRAEPFVRPESEAWSSCPSESIDYAVMERAGREAAAKQSRYAVVPLDVGWSDVGAWTAVWEMGSRDAQGNRTQGDVFLRDTKNSLLVSRRRLLAGVGLEDIVVVETADAVLVAHKDRVQEVKQVVESLGEAGRTEPESYPHVHRPWGTFSVVDSGPGFQVKRLTVHPGAAMSLQWHHHRAERWVVVRGEATVTRGDDVFTLGEGGSVDIPVRTVHRIENQGSGPLDIIEVQQGDYLGEDDIVRIDDKYGRHVDG
- a CDS encoding GNAT family N-acetyltransferase, which encodes MPEVDVRRAATPEDLDALHALRWQVFVEEQGVPPKLESDELDETACLALAWAEGAAVGTGRFAMLDGGEARVGRMAVRADVRRQGIGGRVLHFLEDAAAAVGAVEVTLHAQRYVTAFYLTHGYAEEGEPFEEAGIEHIMMRKRLAPPARSP